A window of Panulirus ornatus isolate Po-2019 chromosome 27, ASM3632096v1, whole genome shotgun sequence contains these coding sequences:
- the LOC139757652 gene encoding uncharacterized protein isoform X1, translated as MKEYTSRRRLLAAVLTLCVVTEAGSSPIYSPTSSWSSSQQSGGAGDPGEQYPRGGGLPRSRHFPPSASRPEDRYNMVAQRHQYTYNRYPHHNMEAKASQLDYEIDHPYQNEVNIYEYSYTESSAYNEPNVNKYNRGGGRRTVASSVMGLPRVWWPGVRLPSVLTSRRDPYLSRVMTSEGQQRQVDRTIENAEGEEAERFSYSAGHKPASNVNLLLQNDSLIGMVRVQKSLHPTWDTAAFSRDLPGARQVTTPAPGAQRSRHRSGFDSLLQMMNHADKVAQEKVSISDDSGSAGASPANKLPDEEVPLRVSSSSRRSGSSSSSTNCGGSDKGETQQVLPRVGGSSGPHTPITTTAVLCSIMLLILLVVVSQVMVALRVQWRERTKAEEEWPVRSPTVQPPTPASAAAAAAAAASVGPSPGTPHHLDPLTHLHPEPIRIKAKGLLERRGSNTSLTLELAPNCPPPEVTSPPRHCTPEEFLMTAGNRMSRRQLRMCLKEVRALHAEFWEVPLNQPDKCDVPGSASKNRYRTVLPNEATRVRLHTGDPATEYINANFVRGYDGEERAYIVTQGPLAHTVADLWRLVMQERCPAVVMITRLKEKQRVKCEPYVPAHTAIYGLVTVTVTQVIQKSGYTIRKVFLQCGQDTHETLHFWYTAWPDHKAPTDPDQLLALALQVDHIRKAGEGEQQGPVVVHCSAGIGRSGCFVAISIAINQLLEEDCVDILGIVCQMRLDRGGMVQTGEQYEFIHRAVALYASTLPSVSSGK; from the exons ATGAAGGAATACACATCTAGGCGTCGGCTGCTGGCGGCCGTGCTCACCCTGTGTGTCGTGACTGAAGCAG GCAGCAGCCCGATATATTCTCCGACGTCGAGCTGGTCCAGCTCCCAGCAAAGCGGCGGCGCTGGGGACCCTGGCGAGCAGTACCCGCGGGGAGGCGGACTCCCGAGGTCCCGCCACTTTCCCCCGTCCGCCTCCCGCCCGGAGGACCGATACAACATGGTCGCTCAGCGCCACCAGTATACCTACAACAGGTACCCACATCACAACATGGAGGCCAAAGCTTCTCAGCTGGATTATGAAATAGATCATCCGTACCAAAACGAGGTCAATATTTACGAATATTCCTACACTGAGAGCAGCGCCTATAACGAACCCAACGTCAACAAGTACAACAGAGGTGGTGGCCGGCGGACCGTCGCTAGCAGTGTGATGGGGCTGCCGCGGGTGTGGTGGCCGGGGGTACGGCTGCCATCAGTTCTCACCAGCCGTAGGGACCCCTACCTCTCGCGGGTCATGACCTCGGAGGGTCAGCAGCGACAGGTGGACAGGACCATCGAGAACGCTGAGGGTGAGGAGGCAGAGCGGTTCTCCTACAGTGCAGGTCACAAGCCGGCCAGTAACGTGAACTTACTGCTGCAGAATGACTCCCTGATCGGCATGGTCAGAGTCCAGAAGTCCCTCCACCCGACCTGGGACACGGCGGCCTTCTCCCGCGACCTGCCCGGGGCGCGGCAGGTCACCACGCCCGCCCCAGGAGCCCAGCGCTCCAGGCACCGGAGCGGCTTCGACTCGCTCCTGCAGATGATGAACCACGCTGACAAGGTCGCTCAAGAGAAAGTCAGCATCTCTGACGACAGCGGGTCTGCTGGTGCTTCTCCTGCTAACAAACTGCCTGACGAAGAGGTGCCGCTGCGCgtgagcagcagtagtagaaggagcggcagcagcagcagcagtaccaactgTGGGGGAAGTGACAAGGGGGAGACGCAGCAGGTGCTCCCACGTGTGGGTGGGAGCTCGGGTCCTCACACGCCCATCACGACCACTGCCGTCCTCTGCTCCATCATGCTCCTCATCCTGCTGGTTGTGGTGAGTCAG GTGATGGTGGCGCTTAGGGTTCAGTGGCGGGAGCGTACCAAGGCTGAGGAGGAGTGGCCCGTCAGGTCCCCCACCGTGCAGCCCCCGACCCCAGcctccgctgccgccgccgccgccgccgccgccagcgtCGGGCCCTCTCCGGGGACCCCACACCACCTTGATCCCCTCACGCACCTCCACCCAGAACCCATCAGAATCAAG GCGAAGGGTCTGCTGGAGCGACGGGGTTCCAACACCAGCCTCACGCTGGAGTTGGCTCCCAACTGCCCACCGCCGGAGGTGACGTCCCCTCCTAGACACTG CACGCCTGAGGAATTTCTCATGACGGCCGGCAACAGGATGAGCCGTCGCCAGCTGCGCATGTGTCTGAAGGAAGTCAGGGCCCTGCATGCCGAGTTCTGGGAGGTGCCCCTCAACCAACCCGACAA gtgcgACGTCCCTGGGTCGGCCTCCAAAAACAGGTACCGCACCGTCCTGCCCAACGAGGCCACCCGCGTCCGCCTGCACACCGGCGACCCCGCCACAGAGTACATCAACGCTAACTTCGTCAGG GGTTACGACGGGGAGGAGCGAGCGTACATCGTGACGCAGGGTCCTCTGGCGCACACGGTGGCCGACCTGTGGCGGCTGGTGATGCAGGAGCGGTGTCCGGCCGTGGTCATGATCACCAGGCTCAAGGAGAAGCAGAGGGTCAAGTGTGAGCCATACGTGCCtgcacacacagccatatacggCCTCGTCACCGTCACCGTCACGCAGGTCATACAGAAAAGCGGCTACACCATTCGTAAAGTGTTCCTGCAG tgtgggCAAGACACACACGAGACGCTCCACTTCTGGTACACGGCCTGGCCCGACCACAAGGCTCCCACTGACCCCGACCAGCTCCTGGCCCTCGCCCTACAGGTCGACCACATCAGGAAG gcgggggagggggagcagcagGGGCCGGTCGTAGTGCACTGCTCGGCCGGCATCGGTCGCAGCGGCTGCTTCGTGGCCATCAGCATCGCCATCAACCAGCTCCTGGAGGAGGACTGTGTCGACATCCTGGGCATCGTCTGTCAGATGAGACTCGACAG GGGCGGCATGGTTCAGACGGGGGAGCAGTACGAGTTCATCCACCGTGCCGTGGCCCTCTACGCTTCCACTTTGCCCTCCGTCTCCAGCGGCAAGTGA
- the LOC139757652 gene encoding uncharacterized protein isoform X2: protein MKEYTSRRRLLAAVLTLCVVTEAGSSPIYSPTSSWSSSQQSGGAGDPGEQYPRGGGLPRSRHFPPSASRPEDRYNMVAQRHQYTYNRYPHHNMEAKASQLDYEIDHPYQNEVNIYEYSYTESSAYNEPNVNKYNRGGGRRTVASSVMGLPRVWWPGVRLPSVLTSRRDPYLSRVMTSEGQQRQVDRTIENAEGEEAERFSYSAGHKPASNVNLLLQNDSLIGMVRVQKSLHPTWDTAAFSRDLPGARQVTTPAPGAQRSRHRSGFDSLLQMMNHADKVAQEKVSISDDSGSAGASPANKLPDEEVPLRVSSSSRRSGSSSSSTNCGGSDKGETQQVLPRVGGSSGPHTPITTTAVLCSIMLLILLVVVMVALRVQWRERTKAEEEWPVRSPTVQPPTPASAAAAAAAAASVGPSPGTPHHLDPLTHLHPEPIRIKAKGLLERRGSNTSLTLELAPNCPPPEVTSPPRHCTPEEFLMTAGNRMSRRQLRMCLKEVRALHAEFWEVPLNQPDKCDVPGSASKNRYRTVLPNEATRVRLHTGDPATEYINANFVRGYDGEERAYIVTQGPLAHTVADLWRLVMQERCPAVVMITRLKEKQRVKCEPYVPAHTAIYGLVTVTVTQVIQKSGYTIRKVFLQCGQDTHETLHFWYTAWPDHKAPTDPDQLLALALQVDHIRKAGEGEQQGPVVVHCSAGIGRSGCFVAISIAINQLLEEDCVDILGIVCQMRLDRGGMVQTGEQYEFIHRAVALYASTLPSVSSGK, encoded by the exons ATGAAGGAATACACATCTAGGCGTCGGCTGCTGGCGGCCGTGCTCACCCTGTGTGTCGTGACTGAAGCAG GCAGCAGCCCGATATATTCTCCGACGTCGAGCTGGTCCAGCTCCCAGCAAAGCGGCGGCGCTGGGGACCCTGGCGAGCAGTACCCGCGGGGAGGCGGACTCCCGAGGTCCCGCCACTTTCCCCCGTCCGCCTCCCGCCCGGAGGACCGATACAACATGGTCGCTCAGCGCCACCAGTATACCTACAACAGGTACCCACATCACAACATGGAGGCCAAAGCTTCTCAGCTGGATTATGAAATAGATCATCCGTACCAAAACGAGGTCAATATTTACGAATATTCCTACACTGAGAGCAGCGCCTATAACGAACCCAACGTCAACAAGTACAACAGAGGTGGTGGCCGGCGGACCGTCGCTAGCAGTGTGATGGGGCTGCCGCGGGTGTGGTGGCCGGGGGTACGGCTGCCATCAGTTCTCACCAGCCGTAGGGACCCCTACCTCTCGCGGGTCATGACCTCGGAGGGTCAGCAGCGACAGGTGGACAGGACCATCGAGAACGCTGAGGGTGAGGAGGCAGAGCGGTTCTCCTACAGTGCAGGTCACAAGCCGGCCAGTAACGTGAACTTACTGCTGCAGAATGACTCCCTGATCGGCATGGTCAGAGTCCAGAAGTCCCTCCACCCGACCTGGGACACGGCGGCCTTCTCCCGCGACCTGCCCGGGGCGCGGCAGGTCACCACGCCCGCCCCAGGAGCCCAGCGCTCCAGGCACCGGAGCGGCTTCGACTCGCTCCTGCAGATGATGAACCACGCTGACAAGGTCGCTCAAGAGAAAGTCAGCATCTCTGACGACAGCGGGTCTGCTGGTGCTTCTCCTGCTAACAAACTGCCTGACGAAGAGGTGCCGCTGCGCgtgagcagcagtagtagaaggagcggcagcagcagcagcagtaccaactgTGGGGGAAGTGACAAGGGGGAGACGCAGCAGGTGCTCCCACGTGTGGGTGGGAGCTCGGGTCCTCACACGCCCATCACGACCACTGCCGTCCTCTGCTCCATCATGCTCCTCATCCTGCTGGTTGTG GTGATGGTGGCGCTTAGGGTTCAGTGGCGGGAGCGTACCAAGGCTGAGGAGGAGTGGCCCGTCAGGTCCCCCACCGTGCAGCCCCCGACCCCAGcctccgctgccgccgccgccgccgccgccgccagcgtCGGGCCCTCTCCGGGGACCCCACACCACCTTGATCCCCTCACGCACCTCCACCCAGAACCCATCAGAATCAAG GCGAAGGGTCTGCTGGAGCGACGGGGTTCCAACACCAGCCTCACGCTGGAGTTGGCTCCCAACTGCCCACCGCCGGAGGTGACGTCCCCTCCTAGACACTG CACGCCTGAGGAATTTCTCATGACGGCCGGCAACAGGATGAGCCGTCGCCAGCTGCGCATGTGTCTGAAGGAAGTCAGGGCCCTGCATGCCGAGTTCTGGGAGGTGCCCCTCAACCAACCCGACAA gtgcgACGTCCCTGGGTCGGCCTCCAAAAACAGGTACCGCACCGTCCTGCCCAACGAGGCCACCCGCGTCCGCCTGCACACCGGCGACCCCGCCACAGAGTACATCAACGCTAACTTCGTCAGG GGTTACGACGGGGAGGAGCGAGCGTACATCGTGACGCAGGGTCCTCTGGCGCACACGGTGGCCGACCTGTGGCGGCTGGTGATGCAGGAGCGGTGTCCGGCCGTGGTCATGATCACCAGGCTCAAGGAGAAGCAGAGGGTCAAGTGTGAGCCATACGTGCCtgcacacacagccatatacggCCTCGTCACCGTCACCGTCACGCAGGTCATACAGAAAAGCGGCTACACCATTCGTAAAGTGTTCCTGCAG tgtgggCAAGACACACACGAGACGCTCCACTTCTGGTACACGGCCTGGCCCGACCACAAGGCTCCCACTGACCCCGACCAGCTCCTGGCCCTCGCCCTACAGGTCGACCACATCAGGAAG gcgggggagggggagcagcagGGGCCGGTCGTAGTGCACTGCTCGGCCGGCATCGGTCGCAGCGGCTGCTTCGTGGCCATCAGCATCGCCATCAACCAGCTCCTGGAGGAGGACTGTGTCGACATCCTGGGCATCGTCTGTCAGATGAGACTCGACAG GGGCGGCATGGTTCAGACGGGGGAGCAGTACGAGTTCATCCACCGTGCCGTGGCCCTCTACGCTTCCACTTTGCCCTCCGTCTCCAGCGGCAAGTGA